The following coding sequences lie in one Oncorhynchus nerka isolate Pitt River linkage group LG14, Oner_Uvic_2.0, whole genome shotgun sequence genomic window:
- the LOC135575136 gene encoding pro-neuropeptide Y-like, with protein MNRQSRMLADKHSCEHRTVIQRNHLQSSQHKMRPNAAMSLGMLAVFLLICMSNLMAAYPSKPVIPAEDAPVEDFAKYFSALRHYINQITRQRYGKRSSPDMVFSDLLQRESTESVPLASYGRYEDLPLWW; from the exons ATGAACAGACAGTCCAG GATGCTTGCTGACAAACACAGTTGCGAGCACAGAACAGTCATTCAACGAAACCATCTCCAGTCTTCACAACATAAA ATGCGCCCTAACGCAGCGATGTCTCTGGGTATGCTGGCCGTGTTCTTGCTGATATGCATGTCCAATCTGATGGCCGCGTATCCATCCAAACCCGTCATTCCCGCAGAAGATGCGCCTGTCGAGGACTTCGCCAAGTACTTCTCTGCACTCAGACACTACATCAACCAAATCACTCGACAGCG GTATGGGAAAAGATCCAGCCCTGATATGGTGTTCTCTGACCTGCTACAGAGGGAGAGCACAGAGAGCGTCCCACTAGCAAGCTATGGAAG ATATGAGGATCTACCGTTGTGGTGGTGA